The Solanum lycopersicum chromosome 9, SLM_r2.1 genome window below encodes:
- the LOC101248132 gene encoding uncharacterized protein yields MLLRSSSTPLLGSLHSESPNSHHHHHQSDLTPNHTPNSVHHSYSKLSCSHGGYQNFNRSLYPCKSPISPSFSEISNANKFPSHGFRRAQSEGNLEGLVKVSTDEVVDEFTLSKPTNMLSRKPPKSFLETIPSFSIHNSRELHSDDDDSDDFDCISGQNSLGMNTVKEEMSHVSRNSKIDIVEGREEMFLARGLGVADSGCFDDGGCGIGGGGGGVYRPVAFDRDGGDSQGLHIEEHYKKMIEENPGNSLFLRNYANFLYETKRDLKGAEEYYSRAILADPCDGEILSQYAKLIWELHHDTDRATSYFERAVQTASSNSHIHAAYANFLWEIEDEEDENDETQTQPMVHTVATASITV; encoded by the exons ATGCTGCTAAGGAGTTCTTCAACACCACTTCTTGGATCTTTACACTCAGAGAGTCCCAACagtcatcaccatcatcatcagtCTGATTTAACCCCAAATCACACACCCAATTCCGTTCACCATAGTTACAGCAAACTCTCATGTAGCCATGGTGGATATCAGAATTTTAATAGAAGTTTATACCCTTGTAAGTCTCCAATCTCTCCTTCATTTTCTGAGATCAGCAATGCCAACAAATTCCCATCTCATGGTTTTAGAAGAGCTCAATCTGAAGGGAACTTGGAAGGATTAGTAAAAGTTTCAACTGATGAAGTAGTTGATGAATTTACCCTCTCTAAACCAACCAACATGCTTTCGCGTAAACCACCGAAATCATTCTTGGAAACCATTCCATCTTTCTCCATTCACAATTCAAGGGAGCTTCATTCGGACGACGATGACAGCGATGACTTTGATTGCATAAGTGGACAGAACAGTTTGGGAATGAATACTGTGAAAGAGGAAATGAGTCATGTGAGTCGAAATTCGAAGATAGATATAGTTGAAGGCAGAGAAGAGATGTTCCTAGCAAGAGGACTTGGGGTTGCTGATAGTGGTTGCTTTGATGATGGTGGCTGTGGCATAGGAGGTGGAGGAGGCGGTGTTTATCGCCCAGTAGCGTTCGATAGGGATGGTGGTGACAGCCAGGGACTTCATATAGAAGAGCATTACAAGAAAATGATAGAAGAGAATCCTGGCAATTCATTATTCTTGAGGAATTATGCCAACTTTTTATATGAA ACAAAGAGAGACCTTAAAGGGGCAGAGGAATACTATTCAAGAGCTATCTTAGCAGATCCATGTGATGGTGAAATTCTTTCACAATATGCTAAGCTTATATGGGAGCTTCACCACGATACAGATAGAGCCACGAGCTATTTCGAAAGAGCAGTCCAAACAGCCTCCAGTAACAG TCACATACATGCTGCTTATGCTAATTTCCTCTGGGAAATAGAAGATGAGGAGGATGAGAATGATGAAACACAAACGCAACCAATGGTGCATACTGTAGCCACGGCTTCTATAACTGTTTGA